The following proteins are encoded in a genomic region of Brachypodium distachyon strain Bd21 chromosome 1, Brachypodium_distachyon_v3.0, whole genome shotgun sequence:
- the LOC104581795 gene encoding uncharacterized protein LOC104581795: MAPKARQHKKKGGKNKPGKANAPQGPAPLGEGLVLAKHMDRLRAAIAGPDNVHGETRIRPAGVECGATASGWCSPAVSDFFAAGLTVYGLQVAHLHPDAIIVMAIFAHLCENFVSLAPCVAFFRHFFVPEVSDRNAPLGSVFWTLRDGEDRKFPAGPLRTASSDSWPRRWCLADVGEDTVDVFNPPDNPPFSDLGAMSGFWEGLDARDGDFLDAAYHVRRLVERGLTTPMVVRDFLQRWLAPLQRRSHPAWAYSGVDDPTRLFPGEEHELDNERLAQ, encoded by the coding sequence ATGGCTCCCAAGGCTCGCcagcacaagaagaagggagGGAAAAACAAGCCTGGTAAGGCCAACGCGCCGCAGGGGCCCGCGCCCCTGGGCGAGGGCCTCGTCCTGGCAAAGCACATGGACCGGCTTCGGGCGGCGATAGCAGGCCCCGACAATGTGCACGGTGAGACCAGGATAAGGCCAGCTGGCGTGGAGTGCGGTGCGACGGCTTCCGGGTGGTGTTCGCCGGCGGTCTCGGACTTCTTTGCGGCGGGGCTGACGGTGTACGGCTTGCAGGTGGCACACCTTCATCCCGACGCGATTATCGTCATGGCAATCTTCGCCCACTTGTGCGAGAACTTTGTCAGCCTGGCACCATGCGTGGCGTTCTTTCGCCACTTCTTCGTCCCCGAAGTTTCTGACAGGAACGCGCCGTTAGGCAGCGTCTTTTGGACACTTCGCGACGGGGAGGACAGGAAATTTCCGGCGGGACCTCTCCGCACGGCGAGTTCCGACTCCTGGCCGCGCCGATGGTGTCTTGCCGACGTGGGGGAAGACACGGTCGACGTCTTCAACCCGCCCGACAATCCGCCTTTCTCGGACCTTGGCGCAATGTCCGGCTTCTGGGAGGGCCTGGACGCGCGAGACGGGGACTTCTTGGATGCAGCCTACCACGTGAGGCGACTCGTGGAGCGAGGGTTGACGACCCCGATGGTGGTGCGGGACTTCCTCCAGCGTTGGCTTGCTCCCCTGCAACGGCGATCACACCCTGCCTGGGCGTACTCCGGCGTGGACGACCCTACACGACTGTTCCCGGGGGAGGAGCACGAGCTGGACAACGAACGCCTCGCCCAGTGA